A window of the Cicer arietinum cultivar CDC Frontier isolate Library 1 chromosome 6, Cicar.CDCFrontier_v2.0, whole genome shotgun sequence genome harbors these coding sequences:
- the LOC101495902 gene encoding cytochrome P450 81Q32-like — protein MEEYSAKWLLPISIFLLTLFFFLKFKKKQNKPKNLPPSPPSLPLIGHLHLIKEPLHRSLHKLSQIYGHMVFLRAGTRNILVVSSPSAIQECLSNNDITFANRPVTLAGKYLHYNSTTLGSSSYGEFWRRLRRLTTSELFSTNRLAMFAKVREEEVMLLVKQIFEESKEQLSMSKVDIKTKTLELSFNIILRVITGKRYYGKDVVALEGKEFQTLMKEFLELLGSGNLNDFFPILEWIDFQGKKKKMVKLSKKMDSFLQKLVDEKQRNRNHDQTTTSMTLIDVMLDLQQKEPEFYTNEVIKGVVLIILVAGSETAATTMEWTLSLLLNHPETMIKVRAEIDTCVGHDQLMAESEGSKLKYLSNVIMEALRLYPVAPLMIPHQSSNDCKVCGFDIPRGTMLFVNLWTLHRDPNLWKDPTKFVPERFEEGDLGNFNDIYNMLPFGIGRRSCPGDVLAKRVMGHAIGSLIQCFEWERIGVEEIDMTEGFGITMPKVEPLVALCKPRQVMIKAMSNI, from the exons ATGGAAGAATATTCAGCTAAGTGGCTTTTAcctatttcaatttttcttctcacacttttcttctttttgaaattcaaaaagaaacaaaacaaaccCAAAAACCTCCCTCCTTCACCACCATCTTTACCACTCATAGGTCATCTTCATCTCATCAAAGAACCCTTACATCGAAGCCTCCACAAACTCTCACAAATCTATGGACACATGGTCTTTCTCCGTGCCGGCACACGCAATATCCTCGTCGTCTCTTCGCCTTCCGCGATACAAGAATGTTTGTCGAATAATGACATTACATTTGCAAATCGTCCCGTCACACTCGCTGGAAAATATCTTCATTACAATAGTACGACGTTGGGTTCTTCGTCATATGGTGAATTCTGGCGTAGACTTCGTCGTTTAACAACATCAGAGCTCTTCTCGACCAATCGCCTAGCAATGTTCGCGAAAGTTCGAGAAGAAGAAGTGATGTTGTTAGTTAAGCAAATATTTGAAGAATCCAAAGAACAATTATCAATGTCAAAAGTTGACATCAAAACAAAAACTTTAGAACTTTCTTTCAACATCATATTGAGAGTGATAACTGGGAAACGATACTATGGTAAAGATGTTGTGGCCTTAGAAGGAAAAGAGTTTCAAACTTTAATGAAGGAGTTTCTAGAACTTCTTGGAAGTGGaaatttgaatgatttttttccAATACTAGAATGGATTGATTTTCAAgggaagaaaaagaagatggTGAAATTGAGTAAGAAGATGGATAGCTTCCTTCAGAAGCTAGTTGatgaaaaacaaagaaatcgAAACCATGACCAAACAACTACTAGTATGACATTAATAGATGTTATGTTGGACTTGCAACAAAAGGAGCCAGAATTCTACACAAACGAAGTAATCAAAGGTGTTGTTCTG ATAATACTTGTAGCTGGCTCTGAGACTGCGGCTACAACCATGGAATGGACACTCTCACTTCTCCTAAACCATCCAGAAACAATGATTAAAGTTAGAGCTGAGATAGACACTTGTGTGGGACATGATCAACTAATGGCTGAATCAGAAggttcaaaattaaaatacttatCCAACGTTATTATGGAGGCACTTCGTTTATACCCTGTGGCACCACTAATGATACCACACCAGTCTTCCAATGATTGCAAAGTTTGTGGTTTTGATATACCACGTGGGACAATGCTCTTTGTGAATCTTTGGACCCTACATAGAGACCCTAATTTATGGAAAGATCCAACAAAGTTTGTGCCGGAAAGATTTGAAGAAGGGGACTTAGgtaattttaatgatatttacAATATGCTTCCATTTGGTATTGGAAGAAGATCTTGTCCTGGAGATGTTTTAGCAAAACGTGTTATGGGTCATGCAATTGGGTCTTTGATTCAATGTTTTGAGTGGGAGAGAATTGGGGTTGAAGAAATTGATATGACTGAAGGATTTGGGATTACAATGCCCAAAGTTGAACCTTTGGTTGCATTATGCAAGCCACGCCAAGTTATGATAAAGGCTATGTCCAATATATAA